From a region of the Zingiber officinale cultivar Zhangliang chromosome 10B, Zo_v1.1, whole genome shotgun sequence genome:
- the LOC122028912 gene encoding formin-like protein 13 — protein sequence MVTPPPIPSQADVSPDPPAIPVEPPTAQPSPPAQPPTQPSTSPHYQSTEADPLRRSPPATSPPEPSPVPPLAPSGSAAGPSNSVEGPSQPLPPAPLYYRTTAPSEAGLQSRRDVPTSSLIMKGRLATVWEESKRQMELLPPLAQMDRFSELYIKVCAESLTVNQSFHVAHHQNKMLQDKVAKLELQLSNLAQASHALRAEVKALTRKKNSLEVSLTISDQKLKGLREEKSQVEVVH from the exons atGGTGACTCCGCCTCCTATCCCGAGCCAGGCAGATGTTTCACCGGATCCCCCCGCAATTCCAGTTGAGCCACCCACTGCTCAACCTTCTCCTCCAGCTCAACCTCCTACTCAACCTTCGACATCACCGCATTACCAGAGCACCGAGGCCGATCCCTTGCGTCGCTCTCCACCAGCTACGTCACCTCCAGAGCCATCTCCTGTGCCTCCCTTAGCTCCTTCTGGGTCAGCTGCTGGGCCTTCTAACTCCGTCGAGGGACCTTCACAACCGCTTCCACCTGCCCCTCTTTATTATCGTACCACTGCTCCTTCAGAGGCTGGACTACAGTCAAGGCGTGATGTTCCCACCAGCTCCTTGATCATGAAAGGTCGTCTAGCCACTGTGTGGGAAGAAAGCAAGCGTCAGATGGAACTTCTGCCACCCCTTGCCCAGATGGATAGATTTTCTGAGCTATACATCAAG GTCTGTGCAGAATCCTTGACGGTAAATCAATCCTTTCACGTAGCCCATCATCAAAATAAGATGCTGCAAGATAAGGTAGCTAAGCTGGAACTTCAGCTGAGCAACCTGGCGCAGGCCAGTCATGCCCTGAGGGCTGAAGTAAAAGCTCTAACAAGAAAGAAGAATAGTCTTGAAGTATCCTTGACTATATCTGACCAAAAGCTTAAGGGCCTCAGGGAAGAGAAGAGCCAAGTTGAGGTTGTGCACTAG